CACCATATTTTTTATGAATCGCTCATGTCCGGGTACGTCCACAATGCCAAATGCCTGACCATTTGGAAGGGTCAGAGAAGCAAAACCAAGCTCTATGCTTATCCCCCTCTCCTTCTCTTCTTTGAGCCTGTCCGTGTCGATACCGGTGAGGGCCTTGATAAGGGCTGTCTTCCCATGATCAACGTGTCCGGCTGTACCTATGACAATATGTTTCATTCGACCTAAATAACAAACTACCTGGTAATTAACAATAGCAAAAACCCGCTTTTTTGCATTCATGTCCCCTCGATAGACTAGTAAAGTTTCCACACAATGGAGATTACTGCATCATACTATTCACTATACAATTGCAATTCGTTCAAATTTCCTATTGAAAAAATTAGCTTATATTTGTTAGCATAACAAAATTATAAAGGATTACGATTCCTATGAGGATACTTGGTCTCGATTACGGCAGTAAGAGAATCGGTGTTGCGGTTTGTGATGAACTGGGAATCACCGCCCAGGGCCTTGCCACCATCACCCGAAAAAATCGGAGGCAGGACATCGAAAAGATAGCCGGATTTATCAGGACGTATAACGTGGAAAAAATTGTAATCGGCTACCCGATAAAACTTGACGGCACTGAAGGCATTCAATGCGAAAAAGTCAGCAAATTTGCACGGCTTTTAGAATCCACATTCTCCGTTCCTGTTGTCAAATGGGATGAAACCCTTACGACAAAAGAGGCTGAAGAAGTCCTGATTCGGGCTAATATGCGAAGGGAAAAAAGGAAAACAGTAATCGATAAACTTGCCGCCACTTTGATTCTCCAGGGATATCTGAATTCCCGGGGAAGTCATGAAAATATTCGTTGTTCGTAAGCAAAATAGATTCATGAAAATGAAAAAAAACATTCATAAATACAGAAAGAGCCTTACCGCCTTTGGTATGGTTCTGTTCATTTTTATTATAGTAACTGTACACTATGCCGTCAGCCCTGTGGACAATAAAAATGTCACCGTTACCGTTGATATTCCAAGAGGCACCAGCTTTCTTCAATCAGTCGACATTCTTAAAAAAGCGGGGCTGATAAAGCACAAGCATCTCTTTTATTTTTTGGTGATTTCAAAAAACGCACAGGGCCATATCAGAGCAGGCGAATATGAACTGGCAACCTCAATGTCCCCGATGGAAATCATCAGTAAATTGGTCAAGGGTGACATCATTGCATATACCGTTACCATTCCCGAGGATTACACGGTACGTGAAATTGCCGCCCCTCTGGCCACTTTCAAATTGGTCGAAGAGAATGCGTTTCTCTCCCTTTCCTCAGACAGAAAATTCCTTGCGTCTTTAGGTATAGAAGGCGCCAGCGCAGAAGGATATCTGTATCCGGACACATATATATTTGACAAATCAATGGG
The sequence above is a segment of the Deltaproteobacteria bacterium genome. Coding sequences within it:
- the ruvX gene encoding Holliday junction resolvase RuvX — its product is MRILGLDYGSKRIGVAVCDELGITAQGLATITRKNRRQDIEKIAGFIRTYNVEKIVIGYPIKLDGTEGIQCEKVSKFARLLESTFSVPVVKWDETLTTKEAEEVLIRANMRREKRKTVIDKLAATLILQGYLNSRGSHENIRCS
- the mltG gene encoding endolytic transglycosylase MltG, which produces MKMKKNIHKYRKSLTAFGMVLFIFIIVTVHYAVSPVDNKNVTVTVDIPRGTSFLQSVDILKKAGLIKHKHLFYFLVISKNAQGHIRAGEYELATSMSPMEIISKLVKGDIIAYTVTIPEDYTVREIAAPLATFKLVEENAFLSLSSDRKFLASLGIEGASAEGYLYPDTYIFDKSMGAKDIMRIMVNQFWKMFTPKMRKRADELGMTIPQIITMASIIGKESGDKDEKPSVSAVFHNRLKKGMKLQSDPTAIYDLKYFSGTIKRKHLMRNTPYNTYVINGLPPGPIANPAIDSLNAALYPAPVDYLYFVSNNNGSHQFSSNLSAHNKAVLKYQIERKKD